The stretch of DNA CCCGCCGCCGACGGCCTTCGCCGGGCGGCCGTCCTCGATGATCCCGGACTCGACGTAACCCTGCGGAACGCCGCGCGGGCCGGTGTGGCCGTTCAGGCTGAACGTCTCGCCCGGTTTGATGACCGCGCCGTTGACCTGCTCGGCGACCCGTCGGATGTTCGCCCCGGACGCAGGCTCGAACCCGCCGGTCTCGAACTCGCTGATGACCTCGCGGATGCCGAGCCCGTTGGCCTGCTCGGTGGTGAACGGCGGCGGCTGCTGCTGGTAGATCGCCTGGACGCTGCGACCGTCCCGCTTCTTGTAGACCTCCAGCAGCTTCTCGAAGCTCTTGTTCCAGTCCACCCCGCGGCCCTCCGCGGACGGGCGGACCACCGGTTTGCCGCCTTCGAGCACGATCTGGGCGTCCTGGCCTGGCTTGATCGTGTCGCGCAGCTGCGGTTCCACCCCGCCGACCACGGCCGGAACGTCCACGCCGGCGCGCAGGCCGCCGTCGCCGTCCGGTTCGAAGCGCAGCGAGGCGGCGATGGTCTCCGGGGAGATCGCGGCGTCGTGCCCCTCACCGCGAACGGTCACCGGACCGGACACCGCGGGCTGCGCGACCTCGCGCAGCGCCTGCTGCACACCTTCCTTGGTGGTGGTCACCGGCTGCTCGGAGTACGGGATCCGCACCGGGCCGTTGATCGCCCACTTCGACAGCACCACGTCGGTCGCCGACGAGAGGTCGACCGTGCGGCCCGTGACCGGGTCCACCGGCACCGGAGTCGCGCCCTCGAAGCGGATGGTGCCCTCCGCGGGCGCGCGGTCCAGCTGCGGTTTCACCTGTTCCAGGGCCTGGCGGACCTGAGCGCGGTCGGCCGAGCTGGCGGGGGTGATCTCGCGTTCGGTGAACAGCGAGGTGATCCGGGTGATCGGGTTCAGCGGCTGCGAACCGGCGCGTTCGACGGTCTCGCCCCAGTCCATCCGCAGCCCGGCGTCGTCCGGCGAAAGGCTCGCCTGGGTCTCCCCGGTGGTCAGCCGGATCGGTTCGTGCAGGCCGGCTTCCAGCTGGTTCTTGAGCTTGCGCTCGGCGGCGGTCTTGCTCATCCCGCCGATCTGCACGTCGGCGACGGTGGTGCCGCGCGGCACGCTGCCGCTGCTGAAGAACAGATCACCGAGGTAGAGCAGTGCCAGCGCACCGACCGCGATGCCCGCGCCGATGCCCGCGCGCACCAAGCGGCTGCGGTTCTGCGGGCGCGGCTTCGGGCCTTCCGGTGGGTCCGCGGAGAAACCGCCGACGCCGCCGGCGAACGACCAGGTCGGCTGCTCCTGCGGCTGGACCCGCGGGATGGTGTCGGTGCGTTCGGTGTCGTGCTCGGGGAACCGCGCGGTCTGCTGCTGCGAGCTTCCGCCGATGATGCCGATGAAGTCCGTCGGTGAGGCGTAGGTCTGCTCGGTGGCCGCGGCCGGTTCGGTGCCGGGCACCGGAGGGATCGTCGCGGTGCGCTCGGCGTCGGACTCCGGCGGTTGCTCACCGGAGGCGCCGGAAGCCGCGGTCGTCCCGGTGCCGTCGATCCGTTCCGTGCCCTCGGACTGCGCGCCGGACTGCGAGATGGGGCGGGTGCCCTGCTCGGTCAGCTCGCCCGCGAGCTGCCCGTGCTGCGATTCCGCGGTGGTTGATCCGGTCGGCGGAGCCTGGGCGGATTCGGCGTGATCGGCTTCAGCCGTGCCGGTTTGTCCGGTCCGGCCCGATTGCTCCGCTTGGCCGGACTGCTCGGCGGCGAGCCTCCCCGCCGAGATGCGGGTGGTCCGCTCGCCCGCGGACTCCGGCGAGGTCGCTTCCCGGTCGGTGCCGGTCGTGTCGCCGGAGCCGGATTCCTTCTCGGCCGGGCCCGGCCGGTCCGAACCCCGATGCGGGTCGTCGTCCGGCGGGACGTCGTAGTTTTCCGGCACCGCTTCCCCTTCATCGTCTGGTCGTGCGGCGGGATGCACAGCGAACAGGCGTCGGGCCCAGCCCGTCAAGAACGCCCAGCCCGTCAAGAACGCCAGCCCGTCAAGAACGCCGGTCGGCGCACCGGACCGGTCGCGGCCACCGGGACTCCCAGCCACCGGACTCCCAGCCACCGGGCCTCCCGGTGACCCCGAAGCAGGGCCGAGGTCAGCGCGCGATCACAGGTACAGGCCGGTGCCCTGCTCGGTCTGCTCGCTGGCCACGGCGTGCAGGTCTCGCTCCCGCATCACCAGGTAGGACTGGCCCTGCACCTCGACCTCGAACTGCTCCTCGGGGTTGAACAGCACCTGGTCGCCGACCTTGACGGCCCGCACGTGGCTGCCCACCCCGAAGACCTCGCCCCAGAGGAGCCGCTTGGCCATCTGGGCGGTCGCCGGAATCACGATGCCGCCGCTGCTGCGACGTTCCCCGGATTCCGCAGAGACCCGCACCATGACCCGGTCATGCAGCATCTGGATCTCAAGCTTGGCATCGGTCACTCGAAAAGTTTACGACCCGGCCCACCGAAGCCTTCCGAGCGGGGAGCCCCCCAGGAACCGGCGTCCATCCCGCCCATGATCAATGGCAGCCGGTCCGGGCCGGAGCCGCCGACCCGCACCGGAACTCCCCAGTCCTGCCTGGTCAGGTGGCAGGTCGGGTGCTCCACCCCCGGATCGTCGGTGCAACTGGCGGCCTGCGCGACGACGTGCAGCACGCCGTGCTCGACGTCGTCGGCGAGCACCAGCCGCCGGGTCAGGTCCGTCCCCGTGCCCGCGCCTTCGACCAGCAGCTCCGCCGGTGACGCGGTGATCTCCAGCCGGGTGGACGGGCCGTAGCGCTCGTCGAGCTTGCTGCCCGGCGGCGGGGTGAACACCACCGCCAGCTCCACCGAGCCCGGCGCGACATCGGTCGCGGGGCGCGTGACCTGCTGCGACGCGCCTTCGATGAGCCGATCGGAGACGCCGGGCGGCACCGGGCGCTCCAGCTTGTGCGCGGCCGAGGCGACCACCACGAGCTCGCCGTCGACCAGCGTCGCCCCGGAAGGTTCGGCCAGGTGCGTGGCCAACGTGGAGACCTCGTCCGATGCCGGATCGTAACGTCGCACCGCGCCGTTGTAGGTGTCGCAGACCGCGACCGAACCGTCCGGCAGCGCCGCGACGCCCAGCGGGTGCTGGAACAACGCGCCATCGGCGGGACCGTCCGCGTGCCCGAAGTCGAACAGCCCGCGGCCGACCGCGGTGCGCACCGCGAACCCGTCCCCGTCCGGCTCGATCCAGCGCAGCGCCGAGGTCTCCGAGTCGGCCAGCCACAGCCGCTCACCGCCGTCGGCGAGCCCGGACGGCTGGGCGAAGAACGCCTCCGGCGCCGCGCCGTCCCGCAGCCCTTCGACGGTGGTGCCCGCCAGCCTGCGCAGCTTCCCGCCGGTCGGGTCGAACAGGCCGAGCGTGTGGTTGCCCGCCATCGCGATCACCACACCGCCTGCGGGCTCCCACCAAGCGACGTCCCACGGGCTGGTGAGGGGGATGTCCAGCGCAGGTCCGCCGTCCTCGCCGTCGCGCCACTGCTGTCCCGTGCCCGCGATGGTGGTCACCGCGCCGTCCGCGAGCCGCACCCCGCGCAGCAGGTGGTTGGCGGTGTCGGCCACCACCAGGTCGTAGCCCGCCGCGGCGGCGACGTCCTTCGGCAGCACCGCGAGCCCGGACGGCTCGGCGAACGAAGCGTCCTGCGCTTCGCCATCGGCACGGCCTCGAGCACCACTGCCGATGCGCCGCAGCACCGTCTCACCGTCCTCGGCGAACTCCACCAGCGAATGGTTGGCCGAGTCGGCGACCAGGATCGTGCCCGGTCCGGACACCGCCTTCGCCGGGAACCGCAACGTCGTCGCCGCGGTCCGCGGCGGCACGTACGGGCCGTCGCCGCGGTGCAGCGTGCCCTTCTCGTCGTGTTCGGCCACGATTTCGCCGATGACGCTGCGCAACGCCTCGACGTGCCCCTCACCTGCGGCGACGTGCACGAGGTAGCCTTCGGGGTCGATCACGGCCAGCGTCGGCCACGCCTTGACCGCGTAGTTGCGCCAGGTGCTCAGCTCCGGGTCGTCGAGCACCGGGTGCCGTACCTCGTAGCGCTCCACGGCCGCGGCCAGCGCGTCCGGGTCCGCCTCGTGCTCGAACTTCGGCGAGTGCACGCCGACCACGACCAGCTCGTCGCCGAACTCCTCCTCCAGCGGCCGCAGCTCGTCGATCACGTGCAGGCAGTTGATGCAGCAGAAGGTCCAGAAGTCCAGCAGCACGACCTTCCCGCGCAGCTCGCCGAGCTGGACCTCCCGGCCGCCGGTGTTCAACCACTCCCGGCCGGTCAGCTCCGGCGCGCGGACACGGGTTCTGGGCTTCTGCTGCGCGATGCTCACGCCCGGGCAACAACACCGCTCGATGAAGCTGTTCCCGCTCGCCGGTGATCCGAGGCGCTTCCCACTTCACGGGATGCCGCGCGGCGCGAAGTCATCTCCAGCGCCGGGCGAACAGCGTGATCAGCACGCCTGCGAGCAGCCCGCCCAGCGCGGCGCCCGCGAGCGGCAGCCACCCGAAGCGGCCCTCGGCGGAAGGTTGCGCGCGGAGGTCCGGCACGTTCGCCGGATCGCCCACCTGGCCTTTCCGGTCGACCGTCGTGCCGTCGGCCCAGCCGTTGCCCATGTCGCAGGTGATCCGGTCCCGGGCCGCGACGGCATCCGCGGGCAGCGACATGTCCATGCTGCCCGGTCCCGCGGTGGTTCCCGGCGGTACGTCGACGCGCGGCGGGCGGATGCCGAACCGGGCCTTCGTCTCGGCTTCCACCTCGTCGAGCAGGTGCTCGGTGAGATCCACGCCCCGCAGCGCCCGGCGGTTGCTCCAGCCGGTCAGCAGCGCCCGAGCCTGCTCGGCGCGCCCGGCGCGGTAGGCGTCGGCGGCGCGCCGCTGCACGTCACCGATCTCGTGGAGCGTCTCGGCCTCGAACCCCTCGTAGGTCTTGGTGACCCGGTCCAGGAACACCTCCGGCCGATCGCAGGTGTAGTACATGAGGCGCTTGGACAGGTGGGTCGCCGAGCGGGTCGCCTCCTGCGCCGCGAACTCCGGGTTCAGGTAGTCCTGCGCCGCACCAGCGGTGAGGTAGCGGTGCTGGGCGTACTCCGGCGGCACCGCCGTCGCGCCGATGTGGAACGGGATGTACGGCGCGGTCACCGCAGCCGTGTTCGCCACCCACAGCGTCGCCAGCTCCGGGTTCGGCAGGTCCGCGCGCAGCTGCGCCACCTGCCCGTAGCCGGAGCGGTCGTCGGACCACCGCGGATCCCGCACCATGCGCTGCATGTCCACCAGGGACACGTCGCCGAGCCTGCGCAGCTCGGACTCCAGCGTCGGCGGATGCCGCCACGGCGCCTCGTCGCGCGGCGCGGACTTGCCGGGGTGGCCGGGGAACGGCGTGCCGTAGACCTCTTGCAGGTTGAACGGCTTCCCGCTCGCCGGGTTCCACCAGCCCTGCCGCACCGCGAAGTCCACCAGGTTCGGCGAGCCGCGGAAGTCCGGGTTCCCGGGTGCGGCCGGGAAATCGCCGATGTAGCCCGGGTAGGACACCCGGACGTCGTCCGGCCCGAGCCGTTCCGCGGCCCACAGGCCCTGACCGCCTGCGTACTCGACGAACACCCAGCCCTCGTTCGCGTCGGCGAACAGGTGCGAGTTGCCGCCGTAGGTGGTGTAGCCGTGCTCGTCGATCAACCGCCCGAGGATGTCGACCGCTTCGCGCGCCGAGTGCGCCCGCTCCATCGCGATCCGGGACAGGTCGCTGTAGTTCGGGCCGGTCTGGCCGGGCGGGGTCATCGCCACCAGCTCCGGGCGGGAGTCCGACCAGACGTCGCGAGCGGCCACGCCGTGCTCGTTCAGACCGCCGTTGGTCAGCGGGGCGGGGAAACCGGAGAACTCGGAGTAGTTCGAGGTGAGGTACTTCGCGGTCTCGGTCGCCTGCGGGATCCGGGTGAGCCTGCCGGGCAGGTCGGCCTCCGCGGTGGCGCCGACGGTGATCGTCGAGCCCGGCGGGTGCCTCCGGTGCGGCACGATCTCCAGCCAGTGGCTGGACGGCTCGTGCCCGAAACCGCCGAGCAGCGTCGAGCCGCTCTCGGTGCGGTTCTTGCCCACGTAGAAGGCGATGCTCTTGTCCGCGCTCGGATGTTGCGCCCGCCGGGGTGCCTGCGCGTCCGCCGGTGCCGCGTGGGTGGGGGTCGCCGCCGCTGCGACGAGAACCGCCAAGGCGAGGGCGTGCCGCGGCCGGGGCATGGGACCTCCTGCGCTTCGAGGGCAGGAGTCGTTGATAGATCATCCCGCTGCGCAAGACCAGCGGGAACGGCCCGGAAATTGGAAATCCCCGCGGTGCTGCCAGGTCGGGGGTCCGACAGCACCGCGGGGTCACCATGCATATCGCCGGGCCCCCGGGCGTTGTTACACACCGCCCGCACTGTGCTTTAAGTCACCGCGGGTGGGTGACGAAACGGGCCTCCGCGCGTGTGGATGTGGGCTGCTGACCAGCACATATCGTCATCACATCGGAATCGCCGCGGCTTCGGCCGAACGGCGCGGCCGCGGCGACCTCACCCGCGTGCCGCCGAGTGGACGAGTGTTCCCACCCGCGCGCGAACCGCATCCTGGTAGCCATGGACGCACAGCTTGCCGATGTCAGCTTGCCTTCCCGGCTCGCCGATCAGGACGAAGGCATCAGCCAGGAGGAACTCGCGCTGGCCGCGCGCAACCACGGCATCATGCTCGAGGCGCTGCGCTACGACGTCACCCCGATCGGCCTGCACTACCTGCTCACGCACTACGACATGCCCGCGCTGGACCCGGCGACGTGGCGGCTGGCGGTGACCGGGGCGGTCTCCCGAAGGCTCGAGCTCACCCTCGACGAGCTGCGCTCGCGGCCCGCCCGCACGGTGCGGGTCACGATGGAGTGCGCGGGCAACGGCCGCGCCCGGATGCACCCGCGCCCGATCAGCCAGCCGTGGCTGGTGGAGGCGGTCGGCACCGCGGAGTGGACCGGGGTGCCGCTGCGCGACGTGCTGGAATCCGCGGGCGTGCGGCCTTCGGCGGCCGAGGTCGTGTTCACCGGTGCCGATCACGGCGTGGAGCGCGGTGTGGAGCAGGACTACCAGCGCGGCCTGCCGCTCGACGAGGCGCTGGGCGAAGAGGTGCTGCTGGCCTACGAGATGAACGGGCAGCCGTTGCCGCCGCAGCACGGTCATCCGGTGCGCCTGGTCGTTCCCGGCTGGTACGGCATGACGAACGTGAAGTGGTTGCAGGAGATCTCGGTGGTCGAGGAGCCGTTCCGCGGTTTCCAGCACCGCGCGTACCGCTACCGGCAGTCCCCGGACGATCCCGGCGAGCCCGCGACCCGCATGGTGCCGCGCTCGCTGATCGAGCCGCCGGGCTTCCCGGACTTCATGTCCCGCGCGCGGGTGGTGCGCCCAGGTGAGCTCGAGCTGCGCGGTCGCGCCTGGTCCGGGCACGCGCCGATCGACCGGGTGGAGGTCAGCACCGACGGCGGCCGCAACTGGGCGGAAGCCGAACTCGACGCCGACCGGCCGCGCTGGTCGTGGCGCGGCTGGCGCAGCAGGTGGCGGGCCGAGCCCGGCTCGCACGTGCTGGCCGCCCGCGCGACCGACGCCGACGGGAACGTCCAGCCGACCGGCCAGTCCTGGAACCGCGGCGGCTTCGGCAACAACCTGGTGCACACCGTCCCGGTCAGCTGCATCCCCGAGTGATCCGGCGAGTGAGCGGACCGTTCTTGGCGGTCCAGCGGTCCGCTCACCCTCGAGCGAACCGGGATCAGCGCTCCAGGATCGCGGTGACGCCCTGCCCGCCGGCGGCGCAGATGGAGATCAGCCCGCGGCCCGAGCCCTGCTCGGACAGCAGCTTCGACAGCGTCGCCACGATCCGCCCGCCGGTCGCGGCGAACGGGTGCCCGGCGGCCAGCGACGAGCCGTTCACGTTCAGCTTCGCGGTGTCCACGCCGCCCAGCGGCGCGTCCAGGCCGAGGCGGTTCTTGCAGAACTCCGGGTCCTGCCACGCCTGCAGCGTGGCCAGCACCTGCGAGGCGAACGCCTCGTGCACCTCGTAGAAGTCGAACTCGCCCAGGCCGATGCCGTTGCGCTGCAACAACTTCGGCACCGCGTAGGCGGGCGCCATCAGCAGGCCCTCGTCGCCGCTGACGTGGTCCACCGCGGCGGGCAGCACGTCGCTGAGGTAGGCCAGCACCGGCAGCTTGTGCGCCTTCGCCCACTCCTCGCTGGCCAGCAGCACGGTGGAGGCGCCGTCGGTGAGCGGGGTCGAGTTGCCCGCCGTCATGGTCGCGCCCTCGCCCTTGCCGAACACCGGCTTCAGCTTCGCCAGCTTTTCCGGGGTGCTGTCGGCACGCATGTTCTGGTCCTCGGCCACGCCCTGGAACGGCGTGACCAGGTCGTCGAAGAACCCGCGCTCGTAGGCGGCGGCGAGCCGCTGGTGGCTGCGCGCGGCCAGCTCGTCCTGCGCCTCCCGGGAGATCTCCCAGGCCAGCGCGGTCTTCGCGGCGTGCTCTCCCATGGAAAGTCCGGTGCGCGGCTCGGAGTTCTGCGGGATCTCCGGCACCACGTGCTGCGGGCGCACGCCGGTCAGCGCCTTGAGCCTGCCGCCGAAGCTCTTCGCGTGGTTGGCCGCCAGCAGCACCCGGCGCAGGTCGTCGTTGAGCGCGATCGGCGCGTCGCTGGCCGAGTCCACGCCACCTGCGATGCCCGACTCGAGCTGGCCCAGCGCGATCTTGTTGGCCACCGAGACCACCGACTCCAGCCCGGTCGCGCACGCCATCTGCACGTCGTGGGCGGGGGTGCGCGGGTCGAGCCGGGAGCCGAGCACGGTTTCGCGGGCGAGGTTGAAGTCGCGGCTGTGCTTGAGCACCGCGCCCGCGACGAACTCGCCCAGCTGCTCGCCCTGCAGTCCGAAGCGGGCCAGCAGCCCGTCCAGCGCTGCGGTGAGCATGTCCTGGTTGGAGGCCCGCGTGTAGCGGCCGCCGGAACGCGCGAAGGGGATCCGGTTGCCGCCGACGATCGCTACGCGGCGAGTGGTGGACATGCTGGACTCCTTCGTTTGAGGACCGTCGGTCCGGGTTCGTTTCGAGGACCGTCGGTCCGGGTGCGTTCGAGGACCGTCGGTCCGGCGTGCGGCTGGGGTCGGCCGCTGTACTGGGATTCCGGGATCGCGGGTCTGGTGCGCACCCCGGTGACGCACTAACCTACCCGCGGGTAGGTTAGTCGTCGAGCAGGATCACCGCGCGACGGCCCCTGGCCCGTTTCCGCGCACGAATCCATCCGACAACCTGCCTGCACGGGAGTACGCATGCCCGATCGGTACCAGCAGTTCACCTCGACCGCGTTCGGCCGCTCGCTCGCAAAGCGCCTCGGCCTGCCCACGCCTGCCCCGCTGCGAAGGCACCGGTCCGGTGATCCCGTCGTCAGCGGCACGGTGCGCACCGGGGCGGCGAAGGGTTCGCGGCTGACCGATTCCGTGGCGGCAACGCTCACCGGCGCGCACGCCGAGGTCGAGTCCGGTGAGCCGCAGGAGGACGCGCGGTACGCCGCGCTGATCTTCGACGCCACCGGCATCACCGGCAGCGACCAGCTGCACCAGCTGCGCGACTTCTTCGGCCCGCTGATCCGGCAGGTCGGCGGCTGCGGCCGCGTCATCGTGCTCGGCACCCCGCCGGAGGAGACCACCTCCGCCGGTGAGCGGGTCGCGCAACGCGCGCTGGAAGGCTTCATGCGCACCGTCGGCAAGGAGCTCAAGCGCGGCGCCACCGCGCAGCTGGTCTACGTCTCCGAAGGTGCCGAGGCCGCGCTGGACTCGACGCTGAGCTTCCTGCTCTCGCCGAAGTCCGCGTTCGTGTCCGGCCAGGTCATCCGGGTCGGTTCCGCGGACGCGCCCAAGGTCGACCGGCAGCACCCG from Saccharopolyspora sp. SCSIO 74807 encodes:
- a CDS encoding sulfite oxidase, encoding MDAQLADVSLPSRLADQDEGISQEELALAARNHGIMLEALRYDVTPIGLHYLLTHYDMPALDPATWRLAVTGAVSRRLELTLDELRSRPARTVRVTMECAGNGRARMHPRPISQPWLVEAVGTAEWTGVPLRDVLESAGVRPSAAEVVFTGADHGVERGVEQDYQRGLPLDEALGEEVLLAYEMNGQPLPPQHGHPVRLVVPGWYGMTNVKWLQEISVVEEPFRGFQHRAYRYRQSPDDPGEPATRMVPRSLIEPPGFPDFMSRARVVRPGELELRGRAWSGHAPIDRVEVSTDGGRNWAEAELDADRPRWSWRGWRSRWRAEPGSHVLAARATDADGNVQPTGQSWNRGGFGNNLVHTVPVSCIPE
- a CDS encoding acetyl-CoA C-acetyltransferase produces the protein MSTTRRVAIVGGNRIPFARSGGRYTRASNQDMLTAALDGLLARFGLQGEQLGEFVAGAVLKHSRDFNLARETVLGSRLDPRTPAHDVQMACATGLESVVSVANKIALGQLESGIAGGVDSASDAPIALNDDLRRVLLAANHAKSFGGRLKALTGVRPQHVVPEIPQNSEPRTGLSMGEHAAKTALAWEISREAQDELAARSHQRLAAAYERGFFDDLVTPFQGVAEDQNMRADSTPEKLAKLKPVFGKGEGATMTAGNSTPLTDGASTVLLASEEWAKAHKLPVLAYLSDVLPAAVDHVSGDEGLLMAPAYAVPKLLQRNGIGLGEFDFYEVHEAFASQVLATLQAWQDPEFCKNRLGLDAPLGGVDTAKLNVNGSSLAAGHPFAATGGRIVATLSKLLSEQGSGRGLISICAAGGQGVTAILER
- a CDS encoding NHL domain-containing thioredoxin family protein, with the translated sequence MSIAQQKPRTRVRAPELTGREWLNTGGREVQLGELRGKVVLLDFWTFCCINCLHVIDELRPLEEEFGDELVVVGVHSPKFEHEADPDALAAAVERYEVRHPVLDDPELSTWRNYAVKAWPTLAVIDPEGYLVHVAAGEGHVEALRSVIGEIVAEHDEKGTLHRGDGPYVPPRTAATTLRFPAKAVSGPGTILVADSANHSLVEFAEDGETVLRRIGSGARGRADGEAQDASFAEPSGLAVLPKDVAAAAGYDLVVADTANHLLRGVRLADGAVTTIAGTGQQWRDGEDGGPALDIPLTSPWDVAWWEPAGGVVIAMAGNHTLGLFDPTGGKLRRLAGTTVEGLRDGAAPEAFFAQPSGLADGGERLWLADSETSALRWIEPDGDGFAVRTAVGRGLFDFGHADGPADGALFQHPLGVAALPDGSVAVCDTYNGAVRRYDPASDEVSTLATHLAEPSGATLVDGELVVVASAAHKLERPVPPGVSDRLIEGASQQVTRPATDVAPGSVELAVVFTPPPGSKLDERYGPSTRLEITASPAELLVEGAGTGTDLTRRLVLADDVEHGVLHVVAQAASCTDDPGVEHPTCHLTRQDWGVPVRVGGSGPDRLPLIMGGMDAGSWGAPRSEGFGGPGRKLFE
- a CDS encoding co-chaperone GroES, with translation MTDAKLEIQMLHDRVMVRVSAESGERRSSGGIVIPATAQMAKRLLWGEVFGVGSHVRAVKVGDQVLFNPEEQFEVEVQGQSYLVMRERDLHAVASEQTEQGTGLYL
- a CDS encoding C69 family dipeptidase; the protein is MPRPRHALALAVLVAAAATPTHAAPADAQAPRRAQHPSADKSIAFYVGKNRTESGSTLLGGFGHEPSSHWLEIVPHRRHPPGSTITVGATAEADLPGRLTRIPQATETAKYLTSNYSEFSGFPAPLTNGGLNEHGVAARDVWSDSRPELVAMTPPGQTGPNYSDLSRIAMERAHSAREAVDILGRLIDEHGYTTYGGNSHLFADANEGWVFVEYAGGQGLWAAERLGPDDVRVSYPGYIGDFPAAPGNPDFRGSPNLVDFAVRQGWWNPASGKPFNLQEVYGTPFPGHPGKSAPRDEAPWRHPPTLESELRRLGDVSLVDMQRMVRDPRWSDDRSGYGQVAQLRADLPNPELATLWVANTAAVTAPYIPFHIGATAVPPEYAQHRYLTAGAAQDYLNPEFAAQEATRSATHLSKRLMYYTCDRPEVFLDRVTKTYEGFEAETLHEIGDVQRRAADAYRAGRAEQARALLTGWSNRRALRGVDLTEHLLDEVEAETKARFGIRPPRVDVPPGTTAGPGSMDMSLPADAVAARDRITCDMGNGWADGTTVDRKGQVGDPANVPDLRAQPSAEGRFGWLPLAGAALGGLLAGVLITLFARRWR
- a CDS encoding VanW family protein, whose product is MPENYDVPPDDDPHRGSDRPGPAEKESGSGDTTGTDREATSPESAGERTTRISAGRLAAEQSGQAEQSGRTGQTGTAEADHAESAQAPPTGSTTAESQHGQLAGELTEQGTRPISQSGAQSEGTERIDGTGTTAASGASGEQPPESDAERTATIPPVPGTEPAAATEQTYASPTDFIGIIGGSSQQQTARFPEHDTERTDTIPRVQPQEQPTWSFAGGVGGFSADPPEGPKPRPQNRSRLVRAGIGAGIAVGALALLYLGDLFFSSGSVPRGTTVADVQIGGMSKTAAERKLKNQLEAGLHEPIRLTTGETQASLSPDDAGLRMDWGETVERAGSQPLNPITRITSLFTEREITPASSADRAQVRQALEQVKPQLDRAPAEGTIRFEGATPVPVDPVTGRTVDLSSATDVVLSKWAINGPVRIPYSEQPVTTTKEGVQQALREVAQPAVSGPVTVRGEGHDAAISPETIAASLRFEPDGDGGLRAGVDVPAVVGGVEPQLRDTIKPGQDAQIVLEGGKPVVRPSAEGRGVDWNKSFEKLLEVYKKRDGRSVQAIYQQQPPPFTTEQANGLGIREVISEFETGGFEPASGANIRRVAEQVNGAVIKPGETFSLNGHTGPRGVPQGYVESGIIEDGRPAKAVGGGISQFATTLYNASYFAGVKDVEHKEHSYYISRYPPGREATVFQNPDGSSVIDVKFKNTLNSGVMITTQWTPSSIKIQFWGTKQYDVTSQTGPRTDEKPPHEKVVPPGQPCSTSKGTGGFTVTDTRTLRDVKTGKVTTEKPSKTVYNPQPIIHCGPPPPKP